GAACGTCGACGCGTTGGCCGCGGCGCCGATGGGGCAGAGCTATTCGGGACCGGTGCTGCTGGAGGGCATCGCCGCGGCGCAGGCGTTCGGCGAAGTGTTCGGCTCGAACCTCGGCGTCACCCGGCGTCCGGTCGCCGAGCCGGGCCGCCAGGTTCCGGTGATGGCCAGCGAACTGGAAGGACGGCTCGGTCTGCGCGTCCTGCCGGACTGGATGGATCTCATCGACGATCCCGGACAGAGGGAGTTCAGCGGCCGTCCCCTGCTGGGCTTCTATCTCGTCGATCTCGACGGCGTGCGCCCGCAACGGCTGACCGTGGTCGAAAAAGGCGTGCTGAAGGCGCTGCTGACCACGCGCCAGCCCGTCAAAGGCATGGACGGGCCCAACGGCAGGTCGCGGCTGCCGGGGGCGTTCGGGCTCAAGATCCCGAGAATCTCGAATCTCTTCGTCCAGGCGGCCGTAACAGAGAGCGAAGCAGCCCTGAAAAAGCGCCTGGTGGATCTGGCCGTGCAGATGGGGCGGGAATATGGCATCGTCATCCGCAAGCTGGACTTCCCCTCTTTCGGCTCGATCGACGACCTGCGGCAGAGCGCCGTGCAGGCCGGCAGGGGCGGAGGCGCAGCGCGTCCCGCGCCCACGCCCGTCCTCGTTTACCGCGTCTATCCCAACGGGCGTGAAGAGCTGGTGCGGGGCCTCAGGCTGCGTTCCTTCGGGACGCGCCAGTTCCGCGATATCCTCGCCGCGGGCGAACGCCTGCACCAGTTCGACTATCTCGACAACGGAGCGCCGCTCGCCCTCACAGGAGCAGGCAATTTCGTGGTTGGCTGCTCGGTCGTCTCCCCGTCGCTGCTCTTCGAGGAACTCGATCTCGAGCCGGCCACGGCGGATCTGCCCAAGCCCCCGCTCGTCCCCCCTCCGCAGTGACAGGCCGCCGGGTTGCTAAGCTCGAATCGGAAGCCCTGTGGGACTGCTGACGCGCGCCATCCTGGCCGAGATCGCCGCCAGCGCGCTGCTGGGAACCGCGCTCTTCGTCTTCGTGCTGTTCCTCCAGCGGGCGGCCCAGCTGTTCTCCATCCTGGTCACGACTTCGGCCACGCCGGGAACGGTCGGCTTTCTGTTCCTTCTCCTTCTGCCGTCCACGATGCCGCTCACGATTCCGCTGGGAGTGCTGGCTGGCATCCTGATCACTCTCAGCCGGATGTCCGGCGACGGGGAAGTGACGGCGCTGCGCGCCGCGGGACTGCCGGCGTGGCGGCTGCTGGCGCCCGTCGCGACCTTCTCTCTGTTGGCGGCATCGGCGGCAGGTTTCTGTTCGCTTTACCTGACGCCTCTCAGCAATCAGCGGCTCATCCGCGTCATCAACGGTCTGGGCGCGGCTCAATTGTCCTCCGAAATCCAGCCGCGGGTGTTTGAAGAAAGTTTTCCCAACAAGGTCCTTTACGTCGGCGATCTGATCCCCGGCTCGCCCGTCACGTGGCGCCGCGTCTTCATCGCCGATCTGACGCCCCCGTCCGAGCGGCAGAGCGCGGCGCCGCGCAAGGGCGACTGGCCTGTGATCACGCTCGCGGCGGAGGCCATTGTTCTCCCGGACCCGGCGCGCAACCGCCTCCAGCTTTCCCTGAAAGACGGAGCCACCTACGAAGCAGCCCCCGATCCATCCGAATACCACCGGATCCAGTTCCCGCGCGGCGAGCAGGCGCTCGAGGCGAAGCCGCGCACCGAGATGCGGGCCAAGAACTACACCGCCACCCCCACCCGGGACTTGCTGCCGGAACTCCGCCACAGCGTAGAAGCGCGCATCGAGTTCCACCAGCGGCTCGCTCTGCCCATGGCGTGCCTTCTGCTGGGATTGGCCGCTTTCCCCATGGGCGTGGCCTCGCGGCGGGGCGGCAAGAGCGGCGCCTTCGTCATCACCGTGGGCTTCGCCCTCTTCTACTACACGGCGCTCGTCAGCCTCATCGGGCTCGCCCGCGAGGGGCGGATCCCGGCGGAACTGGCCTCCTGGCTGCCGAACGCCCTGTTCGCCCTGCTCGCCGCCGTGCTGCTGCTGCGGCTGGAAAGGCCGGGCGACAGGGATTGGCTCGCCGCCGCGCGGACCGCAGCCGGGGATCTCCTGCCCCGCCTCCGCTCCCTGGTCCGCTTCCCTCCCCCGCTGCCCGCCTCAAGGAGCTTCAGCGCCGGCAGGATGCGGATCTTCGTCCTGCCACAGGTCCTGGATTATTACATCATCTCCAGCTTCTTTTTCTACTTTTTCGTGCTGCTGTTCACGTTCGTCACATTGACAGAAGTTTTCAACTTTTTCGAATTGCTGGGAGATGTTTTCCGCAATCAGATCCCGATCTCGGATCTTTTCCGCTATCTTTTCTTCCTTGCCCCCAAGCTGATTTACGACGCGGCGCCGCTCAGCGTCCTTGTTGCGACCCTCGTGACGTTCGGCATTCTCTCCAAACACAACGAGATCACGGCCATGAAAGCCTGCGGCGTCAGCCTCCACCGGCTCAGCCTCCCGGTGCTGACGGCCGGAGCGCTTCTGAGCGCGGCTCTGTTCGCCTTCGATCATTACGTCGCCACCGGGGCCAACGTGATCCAGGAGCGCCTGCGCAACCAGATCAAGGGCCGCCCCGCCCAGACCTATCTGCGTCCGCAGAGCCCGTGGATCTTCGGCCAGGGGCCGAGGATCTTTTACTACCGCTACCTGAACGAAGCGGAGGGCGTGCTCGGCGGCGTCAGCGTCTACGAACTTGAAGAGAACAGTTTCGGCCTGGCCCGCCATATCTACGCCGACCGCGCCCGCTGGGAGCCGGCGCTCCGCACCTGGGTCTTCCAGAACGGCTGGGTGCGCGACCTCGGCCGCGGACGCGACAGTTTCCGCAAGTTCGAGGGAGAGGCGGCGGCATTTCCCGAAATCGACGAGCCGCCTTCCTGGTTCGTCAAGGAAGTCAAAACGTATAAACAGATGACCTTCGAGCAGCTCGGCGAGTACATCGCGGAAATGCGGCAGTCGGGCTTCAACACCATCCCGCTTCAGGTGCAGTTCCACAAGAAATTCTCCACCCCGCTGTTCGCCTTCGTGATGGCGCTGCTGAGCGTGCCGTTCGCCTTCCTCACCGGCACGCGCGGCGCGCTCACAGGCGTGGGCGTCAGCCTGGGCATCGCCGTCGCCTACTTCGCGCTGAACTATCTGTTTGAACAGCTGGGCAACGCGGGCCAGCTCCCTCCCCATCTGGCCGCCTGGTCGCCCAATGCCCTGTTCACGCTCGCCGGGCTGTATCTCATGTCGAGGATGAGGACCTGACCGTTGCCATGAAGCGAAGGAATCTGCTGCTGGCCTGGATCCCCGCCGCCCTGCGCGGAGCCGCCGCGGAAGACTGGTCCCGCTGGAACGACAGAAAGGTGCTCCAGATCCTCACGGATTCCCCCTGGGCGCACCGCCGGCGGGTGCGGCTGGAGTGGTTCCGCCGCGATCCGGAACCGCCGCGCGCGGAGCAGATGCCGGGCGCCACCGGCCCCAACATGCGCAGACCCGACGGCGGCAATCCCATCGGCGGCATCGGCGTGCCCCGCACCTCCCTGCCGCTCGAGGCGGATCTGATCATCCGCTGGGCTTCCGCTCTCCCCGTGCGGCAGGCGCGGGCGTTGTACATTCACCGCTCCCACGCCGCATCGGGACGGACCCTGGCCGAACTGCTCGAGGACGAACCCGAACACGCCATTCTCGAGATCCATGGACTGCCCGCGCAGATCGCCCACAAGGGCGCAGGCTCGGTGGAACTCGCCGCCATGCAGGGCGTCCGGCTGCGCGTCGGACGCGGAACGGTTCTGGCGCCGGTGAAAACGCGCGCCGACGTCGCCGGGCTCACGCTCGATCTCTACGCGCATTTCGACCGGGCTTCGCTCAATCCCCCCAGAGGCGAGATCGAAGTGTCCGTGGACCTGCAGATCGCGCGCTTCCGCGAGCGTTTCCGCCCCTCCCGGATGGTCCACGAGGGCCGGTTCGAGATCTGAGCTGCATCGCGCCGCCCGCCGCGGATGCGGTAGTCTCTCAGAGAAACGGTCCCGCCGGACCGGAACACTCGAGGAGGCTTCCCGCATGAGACTGGCCGCACTGATCGCTGTCTTGAGCCTGCTGCCCGCGCCCGCCCCGGCTCAGACGCCGAACCGTTTCCGCACGGTCATCTTCGGCCGCTATTCGGATTCGATCTCGAGTTTCGAGGCGTTCGCCAGACGGGCCAAACAGTCCGGCGCCACTCATATCGTCATCACCGCAGAAGACCTGCCCTGGGCGCTGTGGATGCTGGACACGCCCGGCGATCCCTACCCGGCGTGGGCCATGTCCAATATCGGCGTCTTCAAGGTCGCCACGCCGGACGCGCTGAAAAAGTATCTGCCGCAGGACTACGCGGACCGCGTGATGGGCATCCTGAAAGAGCGCTGCGAGGTGCTGCGCAGGCTCGGCCTCAAAGCCGCCTACACGACGTTCGAGCCGCAGATCCTGCCCGAGCAGGTCTACCTCGATCACCCCCTGTGGCGCGGTCCGCAGGTCGATCATCCGCTGCGCTCCCGCGTCCCGCGCTTCGCCCCGAACATCGACAACCCCGAGGTGCTGGCCCTGTACCGCGAGTCGATGAAGAAATTCTGCACGCTGTGCCCTGAAGTGGAGGTCGTCTCCCTGCACACCAACGACTCCGGTTCGGGCATGAGCTGGAGCCCGGGGCTGTATCAGGGCCCCAATGGCAGCTCCCTGTCGCGCGACAAAAAAATGTACGAGCGCTACCGGGACTTCTTCGGAGCGCTGCGGCAGGGGGCGCAGGACGCGCGCCCCGGACCGCTCGAAATCGACGCCGAGTGGGTGCGCGAGGCCGTTCCGGAACTGTTCGCCACGCGCCTGGAAGCCGGCATGGCGCTGGCCAACATCGAAGGGCCCAAGGCGACGCCCTACAAGGCGGTGGCCGGTTTCCTGCTCGACTATTTCTATCCCTTTTATCCCGCGTTGGGCATTCCGCTCCCCGTCCGCTATGTGGAGGAGCTCGAAAAAGCCTCCCGCAGCAATGCTCCGCGGCTCTTCTACCTGATCGGAGACCGCTATAACACGGACATCTATTTCGACATCTACGACCGGTTCTGGAAAACCCCCACCTCGGACGATGTCTCCCGCATGCAGCTGCTGCGCTCCATCGCCGCGGCGCGTGTCGGCGAAGCCAACGCCGGCGCGCTCGTCAGCGCCTGGAACGCCATCCACAGGACAGGCCGCGATGCGGACATCCTGAACTTCGGCGGCACGCTGTTCTACATCGGCGGCGTGCACCAGCGCTGGATCACGCGGCCTTTTGTGCCGTTTCCCGAAGAATTGCTGCCCGAAGAACGCGATTATTACCGAAAATTCCAGTTCCAGGCGCGCGGCGAGGACCGCGCCCGCGACCTCGGCGACATCCAGGGCACCCGCCAGTATCAGGGTCTCGGCGGCGCGGCCGTCTCCGGCCAGCTCCTTGTCCGCATGAAGCAGGACATCGCCGAAGCGCGCAGCCTCGCCGCCCGCATCGCCGCCTCCCCGGCGGCGGCTGCGCAGAAGGCGGAACTCGAACTGCTCGACAGGCGCCTCCGCGTCTTCGACATCCTGATCGACAACTGCCGCGACGGGCTCGAGTATCAGTATCTGCTCGACTTCATGAAGGGCGGCCGGCTCCGCAGGCCCATCGAGTTCCAGGAGCACCTGACCGACATCACCGAGTGGCGCCAGATCAGGGACATCGCCCGCCGCCAGATGGACAACAGCATCGTGCTCGCCGAAATGCTGGAATCGACCCGGGACGTCCTCATCGACATGGCGAAGACGAAAGAGGAAGAAAACATCCGCGTGCTCGGTCCCGATCTCGCGCAGCAGCTCCGCCTGCGCGCGAAAATCATGGCCAAATACTGGGAAGACTACGAGCGGCTGTTCGATCAGGAGAAGCCGCTGCCTGCACCGGCCCGCTGACTCAGCGCGTCAGGCGCTGCGCCATTCCGGCAAGCCTTGCCGCCAGAGCTTCGTCGCCTTTGACGCGGGCGGATTCTTCGCCTCGCCTTGCGGCGGCGAGAGCGTCGGCGCGCCGCCCGGCCGATTCATACAGCTCCGCCAGGCGCTCCAGAATCAGGGGCTCCGCGCCGCCGCTCAATTGCGCCGCTTTTTCGACATGGGCCAGACCGGACTTCACGTCCCCGCCAGCGGCCAGCGCACGGCCGTAGTTGAAGTGCAGTTCGGCGGAATTCGGCTCGAATTCAAGCGCCTTCCGGAAATACGGCAGTGAATCCTGGTAGCGGCCGGCGCGGGCGAGCGCCGCAGCGTAATTGTTGAGGGCGTCCGGGCTGTCGGGCGTCAGCTCCAGCGCCACGCGGAGGTGCGCCAGGGCTTTTTCCAGATCGCCCGTTTCCACCAGCATCCCGCCGTAGGCGCTGCGCGCCTGCGCGTCGCCGGGGCGCAGCTCGAGAGCCCGCTCGAAGTGGCGCGCTGCATCCCCGTATTTCTTCGAGCGCGCCAGCGCGATGCCGATGTTCGTGTGCGCGCGGACGTTGTCCGGATCCAGCTCCAGCGCGCGGGCGAACTCCCGCGCAGCGTCTTCCAGGCGCCCCGCGCCGTGCAGAGCCGCGCCCAGATTGCTGATCGCCGCAGCGTCCTGCGGGTCGACTTCCAGCGCCTTTTTCCATTCGGCGATGGCCTCCTCGAACCGCCCCTGCCGGTACAGCGCGAGCGCTCTGTCCGAGATGCGGTAAAACTCCGTCGCCGGCGCGTCGATCTTCAGCCACTCGTCCACGCCGATGTTGACGAACTCGGGGATGTTGACCGCGCGGTTGGCCGCCGTGGCGTTCTCAATCAGGATCGGCGGGCTGTCGTTGCCCTGCTCGTCGATGTGCGTCAGGAACATCTGCGTATAGGGCGAGCGGCTCTTGGACGAGAAGACCAGCCACCGGCCGTTCGGCGAGAAACTGTGCCACGAATTCATCAGCGGCGTGTTGCAGTTCATCCGCCGCGGCGTGCCGCCCTCGAACGGCACGATGTACAGCTGGCTGTCCGGACGCATCAGCAGCCCGTTGCGCGCCTGCACGAACACGATCCATCTGCCGTCGGGCGAGACCTTGGGGAAGCTGTTGCTCATGCCGTTGGCCGAGGCGCCCGCAATGGGTTCCGCCTTGCCTCCGCGTCCGCCGTTGAACGGGATGCGGTACAGGTCGTACTGGATCTGCGTCTCGTTGGGATCGTTGGCGCGCTCGGCCAGTTGCGCGCCGGGCGGATAAGCGTCCCGGGCGCGGGCGCGCGCAAAGACGATCCACTTTCCGTCCGGACTCCACGTTGCGTTCGTGTGGACGTAGCCGGGATCATCCGCTCCGGGCAGCGGCTTCAGCTGCCGGCTTTCGCGGTCGTACCACGCCAGAATGCCGCGCGTCGGATAGAACACCTGCAGAAACCGGTAGTCGCGGAAATTCGCCACGTAGAAATTGCCCTGCACGTCCTGCGGCAGTTCCGGCGCGATGCCCGCCCCTTTCACCGGCTGCGAACGGTCGAACTCCGAGCCGTTCACCATCGTGATCACCGTCTGACCGTCGGGCGAGACCTGCGACATGAACCCGACGCGGATCTTTCCGCCCAGCTTGCCGCGGTAATTGCTCCACGCAATGACGTCCCGGTTGTGGATCACCGTCTCTTTCCGGATGGGGACCAGCGCATACAGCCCCTTGTCGTTCTGCGGTCCGTCGACATCGAGGCCGAGCGTCTTGCCATCCCGCGAGAACGAGTGGCAGTTCATGCAGACCGGAAGATCGTCGATCAGCAGGCGGCTCTCGTCTTCATGCACATAGCGCAGCCGCCACGCCACCAGCGGCAGGGCGGACGGCGGCAGCGGCTTGATGACGCCGCGTTCGAGCTGCGCCGGCATCAGCGGAACGTCGCGGAAGAAGATCGGGGCGCCTGCGGGATCTCTCGATGTGCGGATCGTGACGCTGCCCGTCGAAACGATCCTGTCCGGCTCGAGAGAACTGAAACCTTCCAGCACGACTGTGGCGGGCTTCTCCACGGAACGCCGCTTGATCTCCTCCCATTGCTCGCGGGACGGACGCCACGTCCGCAGGGAGGCTTTCTCGGGCGGCGCTTTCGGCATCTCGTTCGTATCCGCCACGGCGCGGTAGTCGATCGGGCCGGGCTCGAACCACCGGGCCTGCACCTCCAGCCGCAGCGGCGCGCCCCCATCGGAAAAGCGCACTTCCGCGCGCCAGGCCGTATTCGACGGAGAGGAATCCCGGAACAGGAAAGTGGGCGCCGCAAAGTCGGGCGGGAACAGCGAGTCCTCGAGCGGATACTCGATCGTGATGCGCCCCTGCGGCTGCGCAGCCGCCAGAAACGGAACGAGAACCACCAGCAGCGGCAGTTTCATGAAGGCCCCGTGTCCATGATGATACCCGACGCCACGACGGACAGGGCGCGGAGATCCTGCTAGGCTGAATGCTTTAACCATGCAGCCAGCCGCGCGCGATGCGGCGCGGCCGGCGCCTGAGGGACAGAACGCCATGAACCAACCGCAGGAACGCATGTTCGTCACCACGGACGGACGCAACGTCGCTTTCGTTTTCGCCCTTGTCAGCTCGCTCTTTCTCCTGTGGGGCTTCCTGAACGGGATGATCGACGTCATGGACAAGCACTTCCAGGACGAGCTCGGGCTTACGAAAGCCCAATCCGCCTGGGTGCAGTTCGCGCATTACCTCGGCTACTTCCTGATGGCCGTCCCGGCGGGCTGGCTGGCGTCGAAGCACGGCTACAAGGCTGGCATCATCGCGGGACTTGTCATCGTGGCCATCGGCGGATTCTGGTTCCTGCCGGCGACGGAAGTGCACTTCATGGCCAAGGATGGCCGCGTGGGACCGAACGTGGCGTTCCTCGCGTTTCTGATTGGCGTCTGCACCATTGCGGGCGGGCTCACGTTTCTCGAAACGGTCGCCAACCCGTACACCACCGTGCTCGGCCATCCGCGCTTCGCCGCCACGCGCATCAACCTCGCGCAGTCGATGAACGGCTTCGGCTGGATCTTCGGACCCATGGTTGGCAGCGTGTATTTTTACTCGAAAGACGCCGCCGGGCGCAGCACGGGCAGCGAAACGCTCTACATCCCTTACGTCGCCAGCGCCGTGGGCGTGCTCGTGCTGGCCATCGTCTTCTACCTGACGAAGATGCCCGACATCAAGACCACGGACGAGTACCACATGGACAACGGCACGCCGGGCGTGTCGCACTCCATCTGGACGCATCCCCATTTCACGCTGGCCGTAGTGGCGCAGTTCCTGTACGTCGCCGCGCAGGCGGGCATCTTCAGCTTCTTCATCAACTACATGGTGGAGGAGCCGCCCTCGCTGCCCGCCTCGTGGCTTCAGACGATGGACGGCATCGCCGCGCGGGGCGGCATCCTGCGCGACTGGCTCAGCGGCTGGCTCGAGCCGGTCGACGGCGGCGCGGCATGCAGGATCACCGAGAAAGGCGCCGCCAATCTGGCCAGCGTCGCCTTCGTCTTCTTCCTGACGGGCCGTTTCTCCGGCGCGGCCATCCTCAGGCGCTTCAACGCCCACCGGGTGCTGGGAACATACGGCCTGATGAACGTTCTGGCCACCTTTCTCGTGTTCCTCAAGCTCGGCTGGTTTTCCGTGGCCTGCGTGTTCCTGAGCTACTTCTTCATGTCCATCATGTTCCCCACGATCTTCGCCCTGGGCATCCACGGCCTCGGAAGCCGCGCCAAGAAGGCGTCGTCGTTCATCGTCATGGCCATCATGGGCGGCGCGCTGCTGCCGAAACTGATGGGCTTCATCGCCGACAAATCGGACATGTCGCGCGGCTTCATCGTGCCGATGTTCTGCTTCCTGTTCGTCGCGTTCTACGGCTTCCGCTGGCCGCAGTTCAGCAAGGCGGAGTCGCTCACCGCAGCGCCGTCGGTGCGCGGCCACTGAGGCCCTTTCGCGGACATCCGCGGCGGATATGATGTGAGGCATGCATGCGCCTCGCTGGTCCTCCGCGTTTCTTCTTGCGGCATTTCTCGCGGGCGCTGCGGAGGCGCAGGCGCCCGCCCGGCTCCGGGTTTCGGACAACCGCCGCTTCCTCGAGGACGCCTCTGGCAGGCCTTTCTTCTACCTCGGCGATACGGCCTGGCAGCTGTTCCACCGGTTGAACCGCGAGGAAGCGGATCTCTACCTGCGCAACCGCGCGGCCAAGGGCTTCACCGTCATTCAGGCCGTGCTTCTGGCCGAGCTCGGCGGTCTTGACGAACCCAACGCCTACGGCGACCTGGCGTTGCAGAACAGAGACCCGGACCGTCCCAACGAAGCCTATTTCCGGCACGCGGACTGGATCGTGAAACGCGCCAACGAACTGGGCCTCGCCGTGGGCCTGCTGCCCACGTGGGGCAGTTACTGGAAGCAGGGCGCGGGACAGATTTTCAACCCGGAGAAAGCCTACCGCTACGGGCTCTTTCTGGGCAGGCGCTACCGTGAAGCCTCGCTGATCTGGATCCTCGGCGGGGATCAGAACGTCGAAACGGCGGAAGAGCGCGCCATCATCGACGCCATGGCGCGCGGTCTGCGCGAGGGCGACGGAGGCGCGCACCTGATCACCTTCCATCCGCGCGGACCGGGGCAATCATCGCTGGCGCTGCAGGACGCGCCGTGGCTCGACTTCCACATGAACCAGACGTCGCACGGCGCGCGCGATCACGATACTGGGCTCTTCATTGAACGCGATCTCGGGCTCCAGCCGCTGCGCCCCACGCTCGATGGCGAGCCGCGCTATGAACTGATCCCTGTCGGCTTCTACATGGCCAACTACAGCCGGCTGGACCGTTTCGACGATTTCGACGTGCGCCAGGCGGCGTATTGGGCGATCCTCGCCGGCGCCTGCGGCCACACGTACGGTCACAACAGCGTGTGGCAGATGTGGCAGCCGGGACGGAAGCCGATCCTGTGGCCCTCGGTTCCGTGGCGTGAAGCCCTGGACCACCCGGGCGCGTTTCAGATGGGCCACGTGCGCAGGCTGTTCGAATCGCGCTCGTTCGCGAAGCTCGTTTCCGACCAGACGCTGGTGCTGAACGCTCCCCTGACAGGCGGAGCAAAAATTCGCGCCGCCCGCGCCTCGGACGGATCGTTCGTCATCGTGTACAGCCCGTTCGGCGAACCGGTCACAATCGAAAAAAGCCGCCTGCCTGCGAAGCGGCTGAAAGAAATCTGGTACGACCCGCGCTATGGCGTCGCGCACCTCGTGCACCGCACCGACAATCAGGGCTTCCAGACCTATACGCCGCCCACGCGCGGCCGCGGCCAGGATTGGGTGCTGATTCTGGAAGACGAATCCGCCAGGCTTCCCGCGCTGCCGGGAATGGAGTAAGGCCCGCAGCGGCAGCCGGTCCTGCGCCCGTCCGGATCTGAGGCCGGATCACGAAGAGACGTTCCGCAGAAGAAGGAACAACGCCCGGATATCCCCTTGCGGAATCCGGTCTTTCTGCACTATATTCTGTCCACATTAGCTGCCTCGTCGGCAGCCATCTCGTATCAGGGGTATGGCCCGGACTCGCCACGCTCCACGGCTTGACTCTTCTCAACACAAGGATCAGGAGTTCTGCATGCCATTGATTGCACGGTTTCTCGCCTGTCTGATCGCTGGGGCATTGACGGTCATCGCGCAGTCGACGGACGCTTCCGTTTCCGGAACGGCGGTCGATCCGACGGGCGCCAGCGTGCCTGGAGTTTCCATCGTGATCACGAACGCGCGGACTGGCGTCGCCT
This DNA window, taken from Bryobacteraceae bacterium, encodes the following:
- a CDS encoding sugar transporter yields the protein MQPAARDAARPAPEGQNAMNQPQERMFVTTDGRNVAFVFALVSSLFLLWGFLNGMIDVMDKHFQDELGLTKAQSAWVQFAHYLGYFLMAVPAGWLASKHGYKAGIIAGLVIVAIGGFWFLPATEVHFMAKDGRVGPNVAFLAFLIGVCTIAGGLTFLETVANPYTTVLGHPRFAATRINLAQSMNGFGWIFGPMVGSVYFYSKDAAGRSTGSETLYIPYVASAVGVLVLAIVFYLTKMPDIKTTDEYHMDNGTPGVSHSIWTHPHFTLAVVAQFLYVAAQAGIFSFFINYMVEEPPSLPASWLQTMDGIAARGGILRDWLSGWLEPVDGGAACRITEKGAANLASVAFVFFLTGRFSGAAILRRFNAHRVLGTYGLMNVLATFLVFLKLGWFSVACVFLSYFFMSIMFPTIFALGIHGLGSRAKKASSFIVMAIMGGALLPKLMGFIADKSDMSRGFIVPMFCFLFVAFYGFRWPQFSKAESLTAAPSVRGH